ACAACGGCTTTGCGTTGGCTACATTGTGCCATTCGGTGAAGCCCTCGCCGTACCATCCGTTGTTCTCCGGAATCGGATGGAATTGCGGCAGATAAAACGCGATCGTAGTGGGAACGGATGTCACTTGACGTAATCCCGTCGGACCTTGGCCGATATCGCCCGCACCGTCTGCCGGACTCCGTCTCGCTTCGCCATCGTGTACGCCTTGCGAATATGAGCGCCGATTTCGTCGACATCGACCCGAGACGACGACTCCAGGACGGCCCGGACAGGACCGGGCTCGGCGGACAGAATCTCCCGCACGCGACTGGAGATAAGGATTCGTTCGTGATCGGCGCTCGCCGCCAGATACTTGGCTGCGAGCCGAGATGTCTGCGCGATACCGTCGTCACGAACCGCCGTGAAGACGAACTGATAGGTTTCCGCTTCCGGATCCTTGAATATCTCGCTGATCAACGCCGTCGGTATCGTTCGGCGATCCACCTTTATCTCGGTTTCGAATGCCGGCATCCGCACTCGTTTCAGCTCCGTGATGAGCAGTCCCGATCTCCGGACCATCTGTTCGATCGTCTTCATCGTGAAGAATCGAATGTGGGTGCTGTCGAGCAGACCCCAGTCGTTGTAATCGAAACGGCCTTGCGCCAACGCCATCCGGATATCGGCGTGCGCGACATTCGGTAGCGATACGATAATTCGCCCGTTCGGCGCGAGTCGGCGCACCATGCGATCGAGAACCGACTGCGGATCGACCAGATGCTCCAGGACGTCGCCGGCCAAGATCACGTCATAGCTGTCATCGAGCTGGTCCAGCAGGGATGGATCGTTGAGATCCCCGACCACAACCGCTGCCGCGTGACCGTCCAGGTCGGCGGCCGCACTCGGATCGTGCTCGACGGCGGTGACATCACAGCCACGCGCTGCGAGAACACGTGTCACGTGACCGGATGCCGCGCCGAGCTCGAGCACCCGTTGATTCCACCCGACCATTTCGACCGCGAACGAATGCGCATTGTTCGGCGCATCTGGATCGACTACGGCGTCGTACTTGCTAGACATAACTGATTCTCCGGTCGAAATTCATCGATTGACCACATCGCGTACCGCCAATAGATACGCTCGCCCGAACCGCAGCGTCGGTTCGAGGACAGCGGACTCCGCCCATTCGTTCCAGGCGTTGACAAACACCACTCGCCGATCGGGTTCCCGGTCCTGCACCGCCTCGACTGCCGCCGCCAGCCACCGTCGGAAAGTGTACGGATTTGACCCGAACCACAAGTCGGAACTCCATTGCCTGCGCGCGGTATTGTCGAACCCTACCATGACTCCCGGATAATGAGTGGCGTTCATTCGAACGAGCTTGCGTTCGCCGGCGGTGGCCATTGCCGCGTAGCTGAGCAAGTTCCCGGTGAATCTCCGGTCGACGCCGAGGCCGCCGCGAGGTTGCCACCGCCATTTGTGATTGTGGGGCGGGAACCCCAAAGTTCCGTCGAGACCGACGGAAGCCGGATCGCGATCGGAGCCGTCGAACGTGCGGTCGACGTCCACACCCAGAATGTGCAGCTCGCCCACGCCGAGGGCGCGGGATCTTTCGCGCCAGCATTTTATGACCTGTTGGGGGTCCGGCAGGGCGGCAATACGGTAGACAGCGACCAGCGGCTTACCGTCGATACGCATGTACCGCTCGTCTCGGAGAAACGGTGCTATGTCGTCCAGAAATTCTTCGGCCGGAACTTCGTCGTAGTCCTGACGAATGAGAATATCGTGCGCTCGGCCGTCCCACCGGCGCGTCCAGTTCTCATTGGCCCACATGACACAG
Above is a genomic segment from Skermania piniformis containing:
- a CDS encoding class I SAM-dependent methyltransferase; translation: MSSKYDAVVDPDAPNNAHSFAVEMVGWNQRVLELGAASGHVTRVLAARGCDVTAVEHDPSAAADLDGHAAAVVVGDLNDPSLLDQLDDSYDVILAGDVLEHLVDPQSVLDRMVRRLAPNGRIIVSLPNVAHADIRMALAQGRFDYNDWGLLDSTHIRFFTMKTIEQMVRRSGLLITELKRVRMPAFETEIKVDRRTIPTALISEIFKDPEAETYQFVFTAVRDDGIAQTSRLAAKYLAASADHERILISSRVREILSAEPGPVRAVLESSSRVDVDEIGAHIRKAYTMAKRDGVRQTVRAISAKVRRDYVK
- a CDS encoding glycosyltransferase WbsX family protein, producing MAELPDSGVADASDYRRGAVPIPAVRVVPFYLPQFHPTEENDRWWGAGFTEWTNVAAAQPVYNGHDQPKLPADLGFYDLRLDAVRDRQATLAEAHGVHAFMYYYYWFAGKRLLNTPIDMLLAGDLHMPFCVMWANENWTRRWDGRAHDILIRQDYDEVPAEEFLDDIAPFLRDERYMRIDGKPLVAVYRIAALPDPQQVIKCWRERSRALGVGELHILGVDVDRTFDGSDRDPASVGLDGTLGFPPHNHKWRWQPRGGLGVDRRFTGNLLSYAAMATAGERKLVRMNATHYPGVMVGFDNTARRQWSSDLWFGSNPYTFRRWLAAAVEAVQDREPDRRVVFVNAWNEWAESAVLEPTLRFGRAYLLAVRDVVNR